One genomic region from Nymphaea colorata isolate Beijing-Zhang1983 chromosome 10, ASM883128v2, whole genome shotgun sequence encodes:
- the LOC116262370 gene encoding probable auxin efflux carrier component 1c isoform X1, with protein sequence MITAADFYHVMTAMVPLYVAMILAYGSVKWWKIFTPDQCSGINRFVALFAVPLLSFHFISTNDPYTMNLRFIIADTLQKLIVLGLLAVWANVSRRGCLEWTITLFSLSTLPNTLVMGIPLLKGMYGEFSGSLMVQIVVLQCIIWYTLMLFMFEYRGARMLITEQFPGTAGSIVSFKVDSDVMSLDGREPLQTEAEVGEDGKLHVTVRKSTSSRSEIFSRHQGLTPRPSNLTNAEIYSLQSSRNPTPRGSSFNHTDFYSMVTGASGRSPRHSSFGPGDGFPKGQTPRPSNYDEDSHHYHHHPGSLPPPPSRGRFATGAVQYPAPNTGMFSPKPQQPSGPPAVLLGKANSGAFQTTQSDEPGKDLHMFVWSSSASPVSEAGLHHVFGGQSEYGNDQNVKEVKMNSAAAKGEMNWEDYQREGFTFGNAGVLQGDEREGQCVKVEMESDAREGKPTSMPPASVMTRLILIMVWRKLIRNPNTYSSLVGLTWSLVSFKWNVAMPAIIAKSISILSDAGLGMAMFSLGLFMALQPRIMACGYTMAASSMGVKFLVGPAVMAAASLAVGLRSILLHVAIVQASLPQGIVPFVFAKEYNVHPEILSTGVIFGMLIALPITLFYYILLGLYKG encoded by the exons ATGATCACCGCAGCAGACTTCTACCACGTGATGACCGCGATGGTGCCGCTTTACGTGGCCATGATACTCGCCTACGGCTCCGTGAAATGGTGGAAGATCTTCACCCCCGACCAGTGCTCCGGGATCAACCGCTTCGTGGCCCTCTTCGCCGTGCCGCTCCTCTCCTTTCATTTCATCTCCACCAATGACCCCTACACAATGAACCTCCGCTTCATCATCGCGGACACGCTGCAGAAGCTCATCGTGCTTGGGCTGCTGGCCGTTTGGGCCAACGTTAGCCGGAGGGGATGCTTGGAATGGACCATcaccctcttctccctctcgacGCTCCCCAACACCCTAGTGATGGGCATTCCTTTGCTGAAGGGCATGTACGGCGAGTTCTCGGGCTCGCTCATGGTTCAGATCGTCGTCCTGCAATGCATCATCTGGTACACCCTGATGCTCTTCATGTTCGAGTACAGAGGCGCGCGGATGCTGATCACGGAACAATTTCCGGGCACCGCCGGCTCCATCGTGTCGTTCAAGGTGGACTCCGACGTCATGTCGCTGGACGGGCGGGAGCCGCTCCAGACGGAGGCGGAGGTCGGGGAGGACGGGAAGCTGCACGTCACGGTGCGCAAGTCGACGTCGTCGAGATCGGAAATCTTCTCGCGGCATCAGGGCCTTACTCCTCGTCCTTCGAACCTCACCAACGCGGAGATCTACTCGCTGCAATCCTCGCGCAACCCGACGCCGAGGGGCTCCAGCTTCAACCATACTGATTTCTATTCCATGGTCACCGGCGCCAGCGGCCGCAGCCCGCGCCACTCGAGCTTCGGCCCCGGCGACGGCTTCCCCAAGGGGCAGACTCCTCGGCCTTCTAACTACGACGAAGATTCTCACCATTACCATCACCATCCTGGTTCTCTTCCTCCCCCGCCTTCTAGGGGGCGGTTTGCTACTGGTGCCGTGCAGTATCCGGCCCCGAACACCGGGATGTTTTCCCCCAAACCGCAGCAGCCTTCAGGACCTCCGGCGGTACTGTTAGGGAAGGCCAACAGTGGGGCGTTTCAGACGACGCAGAGCGACGAGCCTGGCAAGGACCTCCATATGTTCGTGTGGAGCTCGAGCGCTTCACCGGTATCCGAGGCGGGGCTTCATCATGTCTTTGGCGGTCAATCAGAGTATGGGAACGATCAGAATGTGAAGGAGGTGAAGATGAACAGTGCTGCGGCCAAAG GGGAGATGAATTGGGAGGATTACCAGAGAGAGGGGTTTACCTTCGGGAACGCTGGGGTGCTGCAAGGGGACGAGAGGGAGGGGCAGTGCGTGAAGGTGGAGATGGAGTCCGATGCCAGAGAGGGCAAGCCCACTTCCATGCCTCCGGCCAGCGTGATGACGAGGCTCATCCTCATCATGGTGTGGAGGAAGCTTATCAGGAACCCCAACACTTACTCGAGTCTCGTCGGCCTTACTTGGTCCCTCGTTTCGTTCAA GTGGAATGTGGCCATGCCAGCCATCATTGCGAAGTCCATCTCTATCCTTTCAGATGCTGGTCTTGGAATGGCTATGTTTAGCTTGG GGCTGTTCATGGCATTGCAACCGAGGATCATGGCGTGCGGATACACAATGGCGGCCTCCTCTATGGGCGTGAAATTCCTTGTTGGTCCGGCCGTGATGGCTGCTGCTTCCCTTGCTGTTGGATTGCGCAGTATCCTCCTCCACGTCGCAATTGTGCAG GCATCACTGCCGCAGGGCATTGTCCCCTTCGTTTTCGCCAAGGAATACAACGTCCATCCCGAAATACTCAGCACAGG GGTGATTTTTGGAATGCTGATAGCTTTGCCCATCACGCTCTTCTACTACATTCTATTGGGTTTATACAAGGGATGA
- the LOC116262370 gene encoding probable auxin efflux carrier component 1c isoform X2 has product MITAADFYHVMTAMVPLYVAMILAYGSVKWWKIFTPDQCSGINRFVALFAVPLLSFHFISTNDPYTMNLRFIIADTLQKLIVLGLLAVWANVSRRGCLEWTITLFSLSTLPNTLVMGIPLLKGMYGEFSGSLMVQIVVLQCIIWYTLMLFMFEYRGARMLITEQFPGTAGSIVSFKVDSDVMSLDGREPLQTEAEVGEDGKLHVTVRKSTSSRSEIFSRHQGLTPRPSNLTNAEIYSLQSSRNPTPRGSSFNHTDFYSMVTGASGRSPRHSSFGPGDGFPKGQTPRPSNYDEDSHHYHHHPGSLPPPPSRGRFATGAVQYPAPNTGMFSPKPQQPSGPPAVLLGKANSGAFQTTQSDEPGKDLHMFVWSSSASPVSEAGLHHVFGGQSEYGNDQNVKEVKMNSAAAKGEMNWEDYQREGFTFGNAGVLQGDEREGQCVKVEMESDAREGKPTSMPPASVMTRLILIMVWRKLIRNPNTYSSLVGLTWSLVSFKWNVAMPAIIAKSISILSDAGLGMAMFSLGLFMALQPRIIACGNTIAAFSMAVRFLAGPAVMAAASIAVGLRGVLLHVAIVQAALPQGIVPFVFAKEYNVHPDILSTGVIFGMLIALPITLVYYILMGL; this is encoded by the exons ATGATCACCGCAGCAGACTTCTACCACGTGATGACCGCGATGGTGCCGCTTTACGTGGCCATGATACTCGCCTACGGCTCCGTGAAATGGTGGAAGATCTTCACCCCCGACCAGTGCTCCGGGATCAACCGCTTCGTGGCCCTCTTCGCCGTGCCGCTCCTCTCCTTTCATTTCATCTCCACCAATGACCCCTACACAATGAACCTCCGCTTCATCATCGCGGACACGCTGCAGAAGCTCATCGTGCTTGGGCTGCTGGCCGTTTGGGCCAACGTTAGCCGGAGGGGATGCTTGGAATGGACCATcaccctcttctccctctcgacGCTCCCCAACACCCTAGTGATGGGCATTCCTTTGCTGAAGGGCATGTACGGCGAGTTCTCGGGCTCGCTCATGGTTCAGATCGTCGTCCTGCAATGCATCATCTGGTACACCCTGATGCTCTTCATGTTCGAGTACAGAGGCGCGCGGATGCTGATCACGGAACAATTTCCGGGCACCGCCGGCTCCATCGTGTCGTTCAAGGTGGACTCCGACGTCATGTCGCTGGACGGGCGGGAGCCGCTCCAGACGGAGGCGGAGGTCGGGGAGGACGGGAAGCTGCACGTCACGGTGCGCAAGTCGACGTCGTCGAGATCGGAAATCTTCTCGCGGCATCAGGGCCTTACTCCTCGTCCTTCGAACCTCACCAACGCGGAGATCTACTCGCTGCAATCCTCGCGCAACCCGACGCCGAGGGGCTCCAGCTTCAACCATACTGATTTCTATTCCATGGTCACCGGCGCCAGCGGCCGCAGCCCGCGCCACTCGAGCTTCGGCCCCGGCGACGGCTTCCCCAAGGGGCAGACTCCTCGGCCTTCTAACTACGACGAAGATTCTCACCATTACCATCACCATCCTGGTTCTCTTCCTCCCCCGCCTTCTAGGGGGCGGTTTGCTACTGGTGCCGTGCAGTATCCGGCCCCGAACACCGGGATGTTTTCCCCCAAACCGCAGCAGCCTTCAGGACCTCCGGCGGTACTGTTAGGGAAGGCCAACAGTGGGGCGTTTCAGACGACGCAGAGCGACGAGCCTGGCAAGGACCTCCATATGTTCGTGTGGAGCTCGAGCGCTTCACCGGTATCCGAGGCGGGGCTTCATCATGTCTTTGGCGGTCAATCAGAGTATGGGAACGATCAGAATGTGAAGGAGGTGAAGATGAACAGTGCTGCGGCCAAAG GGGAGATGAATTGGGAGGATTACCAGAGAGAGGGGTTTACCTTCGGGAACGCTGGGGTGCTGCAAGGGGACGAGAGGGAGGGGCAGTGCGTGAAGGTGGAGATGGAGTCCGATGCCAGAGAGGGCAAGCCCACTTCCATGCCTCCGGCCAGCGTGATGACGAGGCTCATCCTCATCATGGTGTGGAGGAAGCTTATCAGGAACCCCAACACTTACTCGAGTCTCGTCGGCCTTACTTGGTCCCTCGTTTCGTTCAA GTGGAATGTGGCCATGCCAGCCATCATTGCGAAGTCCATCTCTATCCTTTCAGATGCTGGTCTTGGAATGGCTATGTTTAGCTTGG GGCTGTTCATGGCATTGCAACCGAGGATCATAGCGTGCGGAAACACAATCGCGGCCTTTTCCATGGCCGTGAGATTCCTTGCGGGTCCGGCCGTGATGGCTGCTGCTTCCATTGCTGTTGGATTGCGTGGTGTCCTCCTTCACGTCGCCATTGTGCAG GCAGCACTGCCGCAGGGCATTGTCCCCTTCGTCTTCGCCAAGGAGTACAACGTACATCCTGATATACTCAGCACTGG AGTGATTTTTGGAATGCTGATAGCTCTGCCCATCACGCTCGTGTACTACATTCTAATGGGCCTATAA